A region of Mammaliicoccus sp. Dog046 DNA encodes the following proteins:
- a CDS encoding PIN/TRAM domain-containing protein, with amino-acid sequence MKILKGLIILCYLVIGYSLGIMVIPELINAFSIQPTQVLSNPYIDGFIGAVVMFLLFGFLIDKIVDMADQGEKYLLKKSILEIFFATVGVMIGLMIAVMVSFILEMIGAPVLKHILPIIIAAFLSYLGFQIGLQKREEILRIFPESISNSLTRQTTVRYAKLLDTSAIIDGRILDVVKCHFLDGEILVPQGVIEELQVIADAKDSIKRDKGQRGLDILNSLKETDFSISIIEPNSTHKDVDALLITLAKKYNASIITTDYNLNKVCAVQGIKVLNVNDLSEAIKPVLHQGDIFDLLITKIGKEDDQGVGYLDDGTMVVIERGREYIGKTIPVEVMSLLQTSSGRIIFAKKVS; translated from the coding sequence ATGAAAATTTTAAAAGGACTCATTATTTTGTGTTACTTAGTCATTGGATATTCACTCGGCATCATGGTGATTCCTGAGTTAATCAATGCTTTTAGTATACAACCGACACAGGTGCTATCTAATCCATATATCGATGGATTTATTGGGGCAGTAGTCATGTTCTTATTATTTGGCTTTTTAATAGACAAAATTGTAGACATGGCCGATCAAGGTGAAAAATATTTACTTAAGAAAAGTATTCTAGAAATATTCTTTGCAACTGTTGGCGTTATGATTGGATTAATGATTGCTGTAATGGTTTCATTCATATTAGAAATGATTGGCGCGCCTGTATTGAAGCATATATTACCTATAATTATTGCTGCTTTCTTAAGTTATTTAGGCTTCCAAATAGGGCTGCAAAAGCGCGAAGAAATTTTGAGGATTTTTCCAGAAAGTATATCTAATTCATTAACGAGACAAACAACAGTGAGATATGCAAAGTTGTTGGATACAAGTGCGATTATTGATGGACGTATACTAGATGTTGTTAAATGTCACTTTTTAGACGGTGAAATTCTTGTTCCTCAAGGTGTCATTGAAGAGTTACAAGTAATTGCGGACGCAAAGGATAGTATAAAGAGAGATAAAGGTCAACGTGGGTTAGATATTTTAAATTCATTAAAAGAAACGGACTTTTCAATTTCTATTATAGAACCTAACTCAACACATAAAGATGTTGACGCATTGTTGATTACATTAGCTAAAAAGTATAATGCAAGTATTATTACGACGGATTATAACTTGAATAAAGTTTGTGCTGTCCAAGGCATTAAAGTCTTGAATGTAAATGATTTATCAGAAGCGATTAAACCTGTATTACATCAAGGTGATATATTTGATTTATTAATAACGAAAATTGGTAAAGAAGATGATCAAGGTGTCGGTTATTTAGATGATGGCACAATGGTCGTTATAGAAAGAGGAAGAGAATATATTGGTAAGACGATTCCTGTAGAAGTTATGAGCTTACTGCAAACTTCTTCAGGCAGAATTATATTTGCGAAGAAGGTGTCATAA
- the radA gene encoding DNA repair protein RadA, with product MAKKKVVFECLACGYQSPKWMGKCPNCGGWNQMEESIEHKETKGPKNTFKSDVPAQKIEKLKDVKEEDTPRIKTKINEFNRVLGGGVVEGSLVLIGGDPGIGKSTLLLQICAALSQQKNVLYVSGEESVRQTKLRAERLVEDSGELNVYAETNLEIIHSMVQKEKPDVLVIDSIQTVYHPEVTSAPGSVSQVRECTQNLMHIAKQMNIATFIVGHVTKDGQIAGPRLLEHMVDTVLYFEGDTHHAYRILRAVKNRFGSTNEMGIFEMKQTGLNEVTNPSEMFLEERTKHVSGSTIVATMEGTRPILVEVQALVTPTTFHNPRRMATGIDHNRLSLLMAVLEKKENFLLQQQDAYIKIAGGVKLSEPAVDLSIIIAIASSFQDKPTKGDDCFVGEVGLTGEVRRVARIDQRVQEAAKLGFKRIVIPKNNIKGLEFPEGTEVIGVSTTREALKIAFNA from the coding sequence ATGGCAAAGAAGAAAGTAGTATTTGAGTGTTTGGCCTGCGGATACCAATCTCCAAAATGGATGGGTAAATGCCCTAATTGTGGTGGATGGAACCAAATGGAAGAATCTATAGAGCATAAAGAAACTAAAGGTCCGAAGAATACTTTTAAATCAGATGTTCCTGCTCAAAAGATTGAAAAATTAAAAGATGTAAAAGAAGAAGACACACCGAGAATCAAAACAAAAATAAATGAATTTAACCGCGTTCTAGGCGGTGGCGTAGTCGAAGGATCACTTGTATTGATTGGTGGGGATCCTGGTATTGGTAAATCAACGTTATTATTACAAATTTGTGCAGCTTTATCTCAACAGAAGAATGTGTTGTATGTATCAGGTGAAGAATCTGTAAGACAAACTAAATTAAGAGCGGAACGTCTTGTCGAAGATTCTGGAGAATTAAATGTTTATGCAGAGACCAATTTAGAGATTATACATAGCATGGTCCAAAAGGAAAAACCAGATGTGTTAGTAATCGATTCAATTCAGACTGTATATCATCCTGAGGTTACATCTGCACCTGGATCTGTTTCTCAAGTGAGAGAATGTACGCAAAATTTAATGCATATTGCTAAACAAATGAATATTGCTACGTTTATCGTCGGACATGTAACGAAAGATGGGCAAATTGCAGGACCGCGACTATTAGAACATATGGTGGATACTGTTTTATATTTCGAAGGAGATACACATCATGCATATCGTATATTGAGAGCGGTGAAAAACCGTTTTGGCTCAACGAATGAAATGGGTATTTTCGAAATGAAACAAACAGGGCTTAACGAAGTGACCAATCCATCTGAAATGTTCCTTGAAGAAAGAACGAAGCATGTGTCAGGCTCAACAATCGTTGCTACAATGGAAGGGACGAGGCCGATATTAGTTGAAGTTCAGGCGCTTGTGACACCGACAACTTTCCACAATCCGAGAAGGATGGCGACAGGTATTGACCATAATCGATTAAGTCTGTTGATGGCTGTATTAGAGAAGAAAGAGAACTTCTTATTACAACAACAAGATGCATACATCAAAATTGCCGGTGGTGTTAAATTAAGCGAACCAGCTGTTGACTTAAGTATTATAATAGCAATAGCATCTAGTTTCCAAGATAAGCCGACGAAAGGTGATGATTGTTTTGTTGGTGAAGTTGGATTAACTGGTGAAGTAAGAAGAGTTGCGAGAATTGACCAAAGAGTTCAAGAAGCGGCTAAATTAGGATTTAAACGAATTGTCATACCTAAAAATAATATTAAAGGTTTAGAATTCCCAGAAGGCACTGAAGTTATCGGGGTTTCAACAACGAGAGAAGCATTGAAAATTGCGTTTAATGCATAA
- a CDS encoding ATP-dependent Clp protease ATP-binding subunit: MLFGRLTERAQRVLAHAQEEAMRLNHSNIGTEHLLLGLMKEPEGIAAKVLEAFGITEEKVTKEVENLIGHGQEQVGAIHYTPRAKKVIELSMDEARKLNHTFVGTEHLLLGLIRENEGVAARVFANLDLNITKARAQVVKSLGSPEQGSKNAQTTKNQATPTLDGLARDLTVIAQDGTLDPVIGRSDEITRVIEVLSRRTKNNPVLIGEPGVGKTAIVEGLAQAIVQNEVPETLKGKRVMSLDMGTVVAGTKYRGEFEERLKKVMEEIHQAGNIVLFIDELHTLIGAGGAEGAIDASNILKPALARGELQCIGATTLDEYRKYIEKDAALERRFQPVTVDEPNTEDSISILKGLRDRYEAHHRINISDEAIEAAVNMSDRYISDRFLPDKAIDLIDEASSKVRLRNYTTPPSLKELESELETVKKEKDAAVHSQEFENAANLRDKQTKLEKQLEDTKNEWKKAQGEKNTCVTAEDIAVVVANWTGVPITKLNETESERLLNLESILHNRVIGQNDAVKSISKAVRRARAGLKDPKRPIGSFIFLGPTGVGKTELARTLADAMFGEEDAMIRVDMSEFMEKHSVSRLVGSPPGYVGHDDGGQLTEKVRRKPYSVILFDEIEKAHPDVFNILLQVLDDGHLTDSKGRKVDFRNTVIIMTSNVGAQELQNAKFVGFGAKESGPDYETIRKTMMDELKQQFRPEFLNRVDDIIVFHKLEKDHLKEIVTKMASDLTKRLSEQGIHITLSDAAQEKIADEGFDPEYGARPLTRSIQKNVEDNLSELILSGQDLVGKDIVVDYREDEFKFDLSEHKEDKDNQEATKA, translated from the coding sequence ATGCTATTTGGTAGATTAACAGAACGCGCACAACGTGTACTTGCACACGCACAAGAAGAAGCAATGAGATTAAATCATTCAAATATAGGTACAGAACATTTATTGTTGGGCTTAATGAAAGAGCCTGAAGGTATTGCGGCTAAAGTATTAGAAGCATTTGGTATTACTGAAGAAAAAGTCACAAAAGAAGTTGAAAACTTAATTGGACACGGCCAAGAGCAAGTTGGGGCAATCCATTACACGCCTAGAGCGAAAAAAGTTATCGAGCTTTCAATGGATGAAGCGAGAAAACTTAATCATACATTTGTGGGCACAGAACATTTATTATTAGGTCTGATTCGTGAAAACGAAGGTGTTGCAGCTCGAGTATTTGCGAACTTAGATTTAAATATTACGAAAGCACGTGCTCAAGTAGTGAAATCACTAGGCAGTCCTGAACAAGGATCTAAAAATGCACAAACGACTAAAAACCAAGCAACGCCAACTTTAGACGGACTTGCAAGAGATTTAACAGTCATCGCACAAGATGGTACGTTAGATCCAGTTATAGGTCGTTCAGATGAAATTACAAGAGTGATTGAAGTTTTAAGTAGAAGAACAAAAAATAACCCAGTATTAATTGGTGAACCAGGTGTCGGTAAAACAGCGATTGTTGAAGGCTTAGCCCAAGCGATTGTTCAAAATGAAGTTCCAGAAACTTTAAAAGGTAAACGTGTTATGTCACTAGATATGGGAACAGTTGTAGCTGGTACGAAATATCGTGGTGAATTTGAAGAAAGATTGAAAAAAGTAATGGAAGAAATTCATCAAGCAGGAAATATCGTATTATTCATTGATGAACTTCACACGCTTATCGGTGCAGGTGGCGCTGAAGGTGCAATCGATGCTTCAAACATCTTGAAACCAGCACTTGCACGTGGAGAACTACAATGTATCGGTGCAACAACATTAGACGAATATCGTAAATACATTGAAAAAGACGCTGCGTTAGAAAGACGTTTCCAACCAGTCACAGTAGATGAACCTAATACAGAAGATTCTATTTCAATTTTAAAAGGATTAAGAGATCGTTATGAAGCCCATCACCGTATCAATATTTCAGACGAAGCTATTGAAGCGGCTGTGAACATGAGTGATCGTTATATATCTGATAGATTCTTACCAGACAAAGCGATTGACTTAATAGATGAAGCAAGTTCTAAAGTAAGACTTAGAAATTATACAACACCACCAAGTCTTAAAGAACTTGAATCAGAATTAGAAACAGTTAAAAAAGAAAAAGACGCTGCTGTTCATTCACAAGAGTTTGAAAATGCGGCTAATCTAAGAGATAAACAAACTAAATTAGAAAAACAATTAGAAGATACTAAAAACGAATGGAAAAAAGCACAAGGTGAGAAAAACACATGTGTAACTGCTGAAGATATTGCTGTTGTTGTTGCTAATTGGACAGGCGTTCCGATTACAAAATTAAACGAAACAGAATCAGAGCGTCTATTGAACTTAGAATCTATTCTTCATAACCGAGTGATCGGTCAAAATGATGCAGTCAAATCTATCTCTAAAGCAGTAAGACGTGCTAGAGCAGGTTTGAAAGATCCTAAGAGACCAATCGGAAGCTTTATATTCCTTGGACCAACTGGTGTCGGTAAAACAGAACTTGCACGTACTTTAGCAGACGCTATGTTTGGTGAAGAAGATGCAATGATTAGAGTCGATATGAGTGAGTTTATGGAGAAACATTCTGTCAGCCGTCTTGTAGGTTCTCCTCCGGGATATGTTGGACATGATGATGGTGGTCAATTAACTGAAAAAGTAAGACGTAAACCATACTCTGTCATTCTATTTGATGAAATTGAAAAAGCACATCCAGACGTATTTAATATCTTATTACAAGTATTAGATGACGGTCATTTAACAGATTCTAAAGGTCGCAAAGTAGACTTTAGAAATACAGTTATCATTATGACTTCAAATGTTGGGGCACAAGAACTTCAAAATGCTAAATTTGTTGGATTTGGCGCTAAAGAAAGTGGTCCTGACTATGAAACAATTAGAAAAACAATGATGGACGAACTTAAACAACAATTCAGACCTGAATTCTTAAACCGTGTAGATGATATTATCGTATTCCATAAACTTGAGAAAGATCATCTAAAAGAAATTGTTACTAAAATGGCAAGCGATTTAACAAAACGCTTATCTGAACAAGGTATTCATATTACACTTTCTGATGCTGCTCAAGAAAAAATTGCAGACGAAGGATTCGACCCAGAATACGGTGCAAGACCATTAACACGTTCAATTCAAAAAAATGTAGAAGATAACTTAAGTGAATTAATTCTATCTGGTCAAGATTTAGTTGGTAAAGATATCGTTGTTGATTATAGAGAAGATGAATTTAAATTTGATTTGTCTGAGCATAAAGAAGATAAAGATAACCAAGAAGCAACTAAAGCATAA
- a CDS encoding protein arginine kinase, which translates to MEEHINEHMSDWMKEKEDTPIIMSSRIRLARNLQDEVHPLKYEDEASGNKVIEKVSKALSDLKLTRLSDLTELDQNKLVFKHLISPALTKQIAGAVLLNDDESTSVMINEEDHVRIQVMGNNLVLKELYETASKLDDELDKHLTISYDEQHGFLTTCPTNIGTGLRASVMLHLPGLSIMKRMKRIAQAINRFGYTIRGIYGEGTGALGHVYQISNQLTLGKTEEEIIEDLTQIVEQIISEEEQIRKRLDRFNHLETKDRVFRAQGILKSAQLISVEEASLRLSEMKLGIDLGHIERNNFNFDNLMVTIQTPFFEEESAEQTVDEKRAMFLRNHI; encoded by the coding sequence ATGGAAGAACATATTAATGAACATATGAGTGATTGGATGAAAGAGAAAGAAGATACACCAATCATCATGAGTTCGAGAATCAGACTTGCGCGTAACCTTCAAGACGAAGTTCATCCACTCAAATATGAAGATGAAGCATCAGGAAACAAAGTGATTGAGAAAGTGAGCAAAGCATTATCAGATTTGAAACTGACACGTCTATCAGATTTGACTGAACTTGATCAGAATAAGCTTGTGTTCAAACACTTAATTAGTCCTGCACTAACGAAACAAATTGCAGGTGCAGTATTGTTGAATGATGACGAATCTACAAGTGTAATGATCAATGAAGAAGATCATGTACGCATTCAAGTGATGGGGAACAACCTCGTCTTAAAAGAACTCTATGAAACAGCTTCGAAATTAGATGATGAGTTAGATAAACATTTAACGATATCTTATGATGAACAACATGGATTTTTAACGACGTGTCCAACTAATATTGGTACTGGTTTAAGAGCGAGTGTCATGTTGCATTTGCCCGGACTAAGTATTATGAAACGTATGAAAAGAATTGCCCAGGCAATTAATCGATTTGGTTATACAATTCGTGGTATATATGGAGAAGGTACAGGTGCTTTAGGTCATGTGTATCAAATCTCTAATCAGTTAACTTTAGGAAAAACTGAAGAAGAAATCATCGAAGATTTAACACAAATTGTAGAACAAATTATTAGTGAAGAAGAACAAATTAGAAAAAGATTAGATCGTTTCAATCATTTAGAGACAAAAGATAGAGTTTTTCGTGCTCAAGGAATTTTAAAATCAGCACAGTTAATATCAGTTGAAGAAGCTTCATTAAGGTTAAGTGAAATGAAACTGGGTATTGATTTAGGACATATCGAGCGTAATAACTTTAACTTTGATAATTTAATGGTTACAATACAAACACCATTCTTTGAAGAAGAATCGGCTGAACAAACTGTAGATGAAAAACGAGCAATGTTTTTAAGAAACCATATATAA